The window cgGCCAAAATAACTACGGCCATTCAAAACTTTTCATGTGGACAGTGTGGATTTTGGACAAATGAGATTTTAGTCACATAGgcaaaaaagttaaatttatATATCTGATCATTATCTGCATTAGATTCGTCTGTTCTGTGTATATTGTGGTATGTAGATGAGTGGGCGTGGCTAGCTGACATGCAGCACCCTTGCACTATATCATGCTATAttgttacaataaaataaaatgacttgtACCATCAAACACATTTTGGTCATACCGTCCACCCCTGGTTATGACCAACCTAACCAACATTCCTGCCTATAAAAATGCTGAGACAGGACTGTTGTGAATGGATGCGTCTATCTCACCTGGCTCGCTTGATCGTCCGCTGTTGTTCTGTCGTTGTAAGGTGTCCTTGTAGCACACCGAGCACATGCCGTTATTCCGCGGGTTCCCATAAAACCCACAGCCATTGGCACAGAGTAAAGGCCCTTGGGTCTGGTTGGTCTCCTGAGCCATATCCCTCTTGTGGAGACAAGAACAACACAATTACGACCAATGACAAAATAGCTTTCCcaataaagacatttctcaagtAAACGTTTAGAAAACTTCCGAAAACaccaaatgacaaaatgttcagtTTGGAATGAACTAGTTAAACGATATGGCTAAAAATGAGAGTAATTTTAATATCAAGGTCCCCGTTGTTTGACCTGAACAGAGTTTGGTGACCGAGTTCTGAAGGCCGAGTACACGATTGACCTACTCTTTGTGCAGATGTTTGCATTGCTTGTTGTATGAAGGAGCGAGTAAGACACTTATCTTATCTTCCTCGGTCATGATCTAACTGTCTCTGTGcacctgtctgtctgtaaaGATCTTCCTCTTTGACTACACGTGCGCCTCACAGACTACCATGAAGAAAAGTCACCTCGTTCTGCTTACgggataaaataaatacataaataaatagggTAGTACAAATGCAGACTATGCTGGAAAATGATTTGCTTAGAGGTGTTACAAGAAGCACACTATTTCTCAAAGACAGTATGACAGTATGTTTTCAGCTATATTTGACATGATCGTTCTTCTGATCATAAGTGTCACCGTTACAAACGGGTGTAAACGGGTCCAAAGCGCTTTGTGTTGGGTCTACTCAAACCACCAAGGTCGGAGTTGTAGATGAATTTGTTGGGCTTAGTCCACatgttaaatcaaatatatagGACTTTTGTAACTACCAAATAACCCTGGTGGGTGGGGTACCATCAACCCATGAAGGGGACAAACATCCAGACCACTGCATAtgaatattaaacacatttgataTTTATCGTTTCTTTATTTTCACAACAAAAGTGTAAGAAGCAATGATCAATGCAGGTTGATCCATGACAATGCTGTTCTTATGTGATATTAACCAAAAGACTGAATAAAAACCTCTCTTTACGCCAATATATAGTGTACTTGCACATTTTCTGCTTTTTATTATCCACTGACAATGTGGTCAGTATATTTTGGCACTGACACATCACACATGAGCAGTTATTGCTTGATGCGTTGTATCTGAAAAAATGAACTAAAGTGAGTCTGATTCCTTCAATACACttaattaacaatattttaggTTTCGCTGTTTCAATGAATTATACACGTAATAGCCtaatatcattaataaataaCCAGTTTACAACTGCATTTCGTTTCAAAATAAGCATTTCTATTATTAAGACAAATATTCTGATGGTTTCTGTAAACTTGTACATACAGTCCAACCAAAGAGAACACGTGACGGTACAACAACTGTCTTTTAGCACAACGTTCACAAGCTCACATTACACACCACCTAAAACTTGGACTTGTTGCAATAGGATGAAAGTAAAGTGGATCGTGGTTTCCATAGTTACCTGCACTATTTACACCATTCCCTTTGTTCATTGCTGATTATATCAACAACAATGAAATACTATCGCCCGCTAGCAGCAGATTTTTATCGCGATGTCTACGTCACTACATCGGGTCGCATTGCTCCGTCCTTACCTGAACAATGCTTTGTGGGTCTCAATTTTGATCTTCTTTGCGACGTTGcatgcagtttaaaaaaagctCGACATTGTTAAAATACGTCGAGTAATAACAGGACGCTCTTAGTAAACGCCCACTGAAACGCTATTGGCCACGTCCTCCAAACCACGCCCCGCGGAAAGcgtaaaaatgtaaagaaaccaATAATATTCATTGATTTAACGTCACGCCTTAAATAACTTGAATGTAGCATGTGAtcgattgtttttttaattattcattcaagctgataatgtataataaaatcttattttttgcacATATTAATACAGAAACGATTAATTAACATAGGTTTTAATACAATAACCTTAACCATAAAGAAACCATGATAAGTcattattatgtaaaactacagtaaaaactaaaataaaccaTATATTTGACGTTCATAAGGGTACAAGCAGCTTATCTTATATCTATAGTTTACACAACTGCCAGACGGTTTTCCTTCCTGTTTTGTGAACTGAAATCCGACTTAGTAAAAGTTAAATGGCCCACATAACTTAGTGGTTATTAACTAATCATCAATCTCCAGCTGTCTGCTTTAACGCGACATTACCTCGTTAACGTTACTTGTAAGAAACCACAGAGCTTTATTAATCTTAAATGTACTATGAAGTCTTGCTCTTGACAACTTGGCAAACACAAAAGCCCAAACGTCGAACCAGAGTCACTGATTCAAGTGATCCGACGCTATAAACTCACCTCCGGAACACACTGACCGTTCACAGAACCGGCGTCTCTCCGGTTAAATAAAGGTTTATTCCGTTAAGCGCTAGCGCTGTTGTTAAATATCTGCGAAGTGTTTCGGCTTCGGCTGCCCTCCCTTCCCCCAACCAGAAACAGACTGTTTGTTACTTTTGACACTCTCCAACCCCCACTTTAACCTCGCGCGTGACGTCACACACGGCTAGTTGACGTTATtcaataatgtaaaattatatcaTATGTATCacttaatcattttattatattatttaaaaacataacttccACTGCTTTCTATAGCAATATTATTTTGGAAAGACTTTAACTTTGTACCTTATACCActctcttgtttttctttttactttctatatctGAAGGAAATGgttatttaaattgtaaatggAAGTTTGTTTATGGGATTCTGTTATGCTATGCTTTCTTGTGAGACTTATATCACTGTGCTTTGTGTTAAATTCAATAAAAGTGCAATACAATTCTCTGAACCAGGGTCAAAAGGCAAACTGACCTGTAGACAGAAAACACACGCGACTGGTTAACTTAACTTGTTACTTACATTTTTCGGAATtaacattatataaattatttactgagctgaacaacaaaatttaaataatttcaaacagcccatgaatgtttatttttcccaAAAGTGTAGCGGCTGTCCTATTACTAAAGACTACATATATGAATGAGACGCTGTAGTTCCGGTGAAAGTGCAATGCTCACTACGGCTGCTCCTGACGacggaagtcccgccttccagtatGAAAAGCCAATCAGCAATCAGGGGCTCCGCTGTACTCAGCGCAGTGGCTGGAGCGAACGGatatgtttcttattttttcagacaCAAAATGTATGTTACAGATTATGCCAATTTCCTCtgaaaaatgtttgacatttatatttgtttgatgTAATGAATATggaattaataataaaaaacgtttAGAGATCTATGTCTTCCCTCATTCAAGTATACGTGACTCGGTCTCCAATGACTGAAATAACTGCCCGGAGGCGCCGCAAATATATCCGCCGAATGCGACGACTTTCCCTACAGGGACTTGAACTACACCATCCACTCAAAGCAGAAAAGCTAATCGATCCTGCGGTCATCGATTGAACACATGTGCGGTTTGCGCACAAACTGAACGTTATGTTGTCGCAACAGTAAAAAGTTCACGAGTGAATAATTAACTGAGCTGCAGCAATGCACTCTTGTTTAacgtgtttttaatgttgtcagGCCTCCATTTTACGGTGTTTCGATATGGCAGCCCTGCGTGCAGCAAAACAAGCGTtgagaaaagaaatgaagaaacgAGTGGCTGCGATGAGCGATCAAGAGAAACTTCGACAGTCAAGAGTGGTCTCACAAAAGGTAAATGTGCTTTACATGACAACTAAATAACTCAAACTTTCATTGGACTGGAAATATGGTGCAGCGGTAAGATGTCCTAATTGTGGGACTAAAGGGTCAGATAAAATAAGAAGCATATTAAAAACGGTTATTTAGttagtaaataatgttttatttattatattaatgcactaaatgtaattttttcttatttataataataattttaagttgataaactttaatatttcacttttttattttaatgtactgtacatataaagTACGTGTCATAGGAATTTCTTGTTGGTAAAATGCAATTGCCAAAAATGGTTTATAGATCTTTTGTTTATGAACATGTCATCCTGGTGACTTGGCCATAATGGTGTCTTGcagtaaaaaacaattaagactttaaacatttcttttccAGTTGTTCAAACATCCGAAATACCTTTCTAGCCAGCGTGTGGCTGTCTTCCTGAGCATGCACGATGAGGTACGGACAGAGGACCTCCTTCAGGATATCTTCAAGAGAGGTAAAGTGTGCTTCATCCCCAGATACTTCAGCAACAGCAGTCATATGGACATGCTTCGACTGAAAGACCCCGAGGACATCCAGAACCTGTCCCTCACATCCTGGAACATCCGACAGCCGGGAGATGAAGACGCACACAGCAGAGAGGAGGCCTTGGCTACAGGTGCGGTACATTATGTTACTAATTATACTTTAAAgtggtcatatgacacggctaaaagaAATATTATGGTGTTtaaacgatttaaggttaaaaaacgttgtattttgCCACatattgtgcatgtttgtatctcctctttgctccgcctctctgaaacgcactgaTTTTGTACAAAGcacatcgctctgaaaagcgaggtgctatatgattggccagttaaccagtgtgtcggattatttgaatatttggaacatcaggttctaaagcaattgtactgacatgtaCACACACCTTAcatgcgtatacatttgggcgatcttagtcaaatcaaactatgaactgatgtagatttgtgggggtgtggcaTCACAAGGCGTTTcatgcaggtctgggtgagaaTTCGCTTTCAGATAGAATGTATCATTTGTTCCGACAATTTAAATTTAGCagttttacgtgtctaatacatgcaacttataacaaaccaaagacacagaaaacacatattCTCGCCTTTGCATAAACAACTTTGACATGTTTATGCTGAAGTACTTTGTGTTTGTCCACTGAGGTTAGAGTAGGAAACACACACCGGACAGAGGCTAGATTATACACTTgttatatacttttataaataagACATGCACAGTTTATCAGGAGGTGATGTGACTTGGAAAGTTTGTTTATTACCACTAGATGGCGTTCTTATTCCACAGTTGCACATATATGTGACCttctttttgtttacatttgttgtGTAGTGGCTCTTTTTGCTCT of the Triplophysa dalaica isolate WHDGS20190420 chromosome 1, ASM1584641v1, whole genome shotgun sequence genome contains:
- the mthfs gene encoding 5,10-methenyltetrahydrofolate synthetase (5-formyltetrahydrofolate cyclo-ligase) yields the protein MAALRAAKQALRKEMKKRVAAMSDQEKLRQSRVVSQKLFKHPKYLSSQRVAVFLSMHDEVRTEDLLQDIFKRGKVCFIPRYFSNSSHMDMLRLKDPEDIQNLSLTSWNIRQPGDEDAHSREEALATGGLDLILMPGLGFDKNGNRLGRGKGFYDTYLERCRKHQPEKPYTIALAFKEQLCTEIPVDDRDFIIDEVLYEEQ